One window of the Leptospira broomii serovar Hurstbridge str. 5399 genome contains the following:
- a CDS encoding VOC family protein, whose translation MNKLNQIMLYVNDQDAIAEFWVNNFGFNIEGREEYGESFAIILSDGRQNSTKLVLQNKAVVASANPDMNLGTPSILLTTSDIEGLYRKLKERQITVGDKVNFPNGKKVFNFSDFEGNYFAIVEE comes from the coding sequence ATGAATAAATTAAATCAAATTATGCTCTATGTAAATGATCAGGATGCGATCGCTGAGTTTTGGGTTAATAACTTTGGATTTAATATAGAAGGGAGAGAAGAATACGGTGAATCTTTTGCTATCATATTATCCGATGGCCGTCAAAATTCAACGAAACTAGTTCTACAGAACAAAGCGGTCGTCGCCTCCGCTAATCCGGATATGAATCTCGGCACGCCGTCAATACTTTTAACGACGAGCGATATTGAAGGATTATATCGAAAATTAAAAGAAAGACAGATTACGGTCGGAGATAAAGTGAATTTTCCGAATGGGAAAAAAGTGTTTAATTTTTCCGATTTTGAGGGGAATTATTTTGCAATCGTTGAGGAATGA
- a CDS encoding CPBP family intramembrane glutamic endopeptidase, with product MTIKPFDWKIFVILLIAATFGLLAIIPYSLALQAGVLKQTQLSMPLPVLVTIQIVAQVSIFGMIIAIGLFFANRTGLEIPILEAYFKGEPIRVKIRSILPISGILGIVASLLIALLDVYLFQPALKVELGDKASVLLNSGAATPAAWKGFLASFYGSIDEEILLRLCLMSFFVWCGRFLSKKRSKGKQSATVFWIANIVTALVFGLGHLPATSMILPLTPLVIVRAIVLNGLAGVAFGYLYFTRGLESAMLSHFACDLVLHVVLVL from the coding sequence GTGACGATCAAACCTTTCGACTGGAAAATCTTTGTTATTCTTCTCATAGCCGCAACCTTTGGCTTGCTTGCCATTATTCCCTATTCTCTCGCGCTTCAAGCTGGAGTGCTAAAGCAAACCCAGCTTTCAATGCCGCTCCCTGTATTAGTAACGATCCAGATCGTTGCACAGGTCTCGATATTCGGAATGATAATCGCGATAGGACTCTTTTTCGCAAATCGCACCGGTCTTGAGATACCGATTTTAGAGGCTTATTTTAAAGGAGAACCTATCCGAGTCAAAATTCGTTCGATCTTGCCGATCAGCGGTATTCTAGGCATAGTCGCTTCTCTACTGATTGCGCTGCTTGATGTCTATCTGTTTCAACCTGCACTTAAAGTTGAACTTGGAGATAAAGCATCAGTACTTTTAAATTCCGGGGCCGCGACACCTGCCGCTTGGAAAGGATTCTTAGCCTCCTTCTATGGAAGCATCGACGAAGAAATCCTATTGCGATTATGCTTAATGTCCTTCTTCGTTTGGTGTGGACGTTTTCTAAGTAAGAAGAGGAGCAAGGGCAAACAGAGTGCGACAGTTTTCTGGATCGCTAATATCGTTACGGCATTGGTTTTCGGACTGGGACATTTACCTGCTACATCGATGATTTTACCTTTGACGCCCTTGGTGATTGTTCGAGCCATCGTGTTAAACGGTTTAGCCGGGGTTGCCTTCGGTTATCTCTATTTCACGCGCGGTTTGGAATCCGCTATGCTGTCCCATTTTGCCTGCGATTTGGTTCTGCATGTCGTATTGGTATTGTAA
- a CDS encoding GNAT family N-acetyltransferase: MKRIRAEKLTYQDIDKFIELIRVFEIVFEMKNFKLPTKNYLQDLLKNESFFVFVALFEEKVVGGLTTYTLNQYYSQLPLVYIYDLAVLTEFQRQGIGKLLIAKTTEYCKEIGIEEVFVQADLEDDYAIDFYRSTGATAENVIHFYYPLNKDIL, translated from the coding sequence ATGAAAAGAATCAGAGCAGAAAAATTAACATATCAGGATATCGACAAATTCATCGAGCTTATCCGGGTTTTCGAAATTGTTTTTGAAATGAAAAATTTCAAATTGCCTACCAAAAATTATCTTCAAGATCTATTGAAAAACGAGAGTTTCTTCGTTTTTGTAGCTTTGTTTGAGGAAAAAGTGGTCGGTGGATTGACCACTTATACGTTAAATCAATACTATTCACAGTTGCCTCTGGTTTATATCTACGATCTCGCCGTCTTAACGGAATTTCAACGACAAGGAATAGGAAAATTACTAATCGCAAAGACCACAGAATATTGCAAAGAAATCGGGATAGAAGAAGTTTTCGTTCAGGCGGATTTGGAAGACGATTACGCGATCGATTTTTACCGGTCGACCGGCGCTACGGCGGAAAACGTAATCCATTTTTATTATCCGTTGAACAAGGATATTTTATAA
- a CDS encoding nuclear transport factor 2-like protein, whose product MPTLETLERFIALVEQNRHDQAIEEFYTENSSMRENQSKPRVGRDLHVANERIVLARAESITSKCVRPVFVNGDKVVIRWIFDFEWKDQTMTHMEELAYQRWEGERIAEEIFFYDPAQRQPKKKRLSD is encoded by the coding sequence ATGCCTACTCTTGAAACTTTAGAACGCTTTATCGCACTCGTTGAACAAAATCGGCATGACCAAGCAATAGAAGAATTTTATACCGAGAACTCGTCCATGCGGGAAAACCAATCCAAACCGCGCGTGGGAAGGGACCTGCATGTCGCGAATGAACGTATCGTTTTAGCCAGGGCAGAATCGATAACTTCGAAATGCGTTCGTCCTGTTTTTGTGAACGGAGATAAAGTTGTAATTCGCTGGATTTTTGACTTTGAATGGAAAGACCAAACAATGACGCATATGGAGGAACTCGCGTACCAGCGTTGGGAAGGCGAACGTATTGCCGAGGAAATTTTCTTTTATGATCCGGCGCAACGCCAACCGAAAAAGAAGAGACTCTCCGACTAA
- a CDS encoding DoxX family protein, with translation MESQTVSKGHLWMGRVLSGVSIAFLSFDGILKFFLQNMPKEAMEAAAKLDYPMSLMPGIGTTLLICTLLYAIPRTAILGAILLTGYLGGAVASHVRVLNPWASHILFPVYIGILIWGGLYLRFPKLRNFIPLQK, from the coding sequence ATGGAATCTCAAACTGTTTCGAAAGGGCACTTGTGGATGGGCAGAGTACTTAGCGGGGTATCAATCGCCTTTCTTTCATTCGATGGTATTTTAAAATTTTTTCTTCAAAATATGCCCAAGGAAGCGATGGAGGCGGCGGCTAAACTCGATTATCCGATGAGTTTAATGCCCGGCATTGGAACAACTTTATTGATCTGCACTCTTTTATATGCAATTCCTAGAACCGCAATTCTAGGTGCGATTCTTTTAACCGGCTATCTAGGTGGTGCGGTCGCCTCCCATGTTCGCGTCTTAAATCCCTGGGCCAGTCATATATTATTTCCCGTTTATATAGGTATCCTAATATGGGGCGGACTTTATCTTAGATTTCCGAAACTGCGGAATTTTATTCCTTTGCAAAAATGA
- a CDS encoding ArsR/SmtB family transcription factor, with translation MVQYEATVDHLSSTFAALADPTRRQILATLKNGEVTVKELAEPFSMSLPAITKHLKVLERAGLISRGREAQWRPARLEVGRLKEASDWIDRYRQLWEERFDRLDEYLRELQRKDFKDE, from the coding sequence ATGGTTCAATACGAAGCGACAGTTGATCATTTAAGCAGTACCTTTGCTGCGCTTGCGGATCCAACACGGCGCCAAATTCTCGCTACGCTTAAAAATGGCGAGGTTACCGTAAAGGAACTTGCGGAACCATTTTCTATGAGTCTTCCCGCGATTACCAAGCACCTGAAAGTGCTGGAAAGGGCAGGCTTGATTTCAAGAGGCAGGGAAGCGCAATGGCGCCCCGCAAGATTGGAAGTCGGCAGATTGAAAGAAGCCTCCGATTGGATCGATCGATACCGTCAATTATGGGAAGAAAGATTTGATCGACTGGATGAATATCTGCGGGAGCTCCAACGGAAGGATTTTAAAGATGAATAG
- a CDS encoding DoxX family protein, giving the protein MKNEKIKSIVYWIATALIAANYTFGGVVYLSRNAEVAAGMSQLGYPLYFALILGFWKILGAIAIVIPRFPLVKEWAYAGMVFNLTAAAASNAFVGNAVVHIITPLIGLILVAASWALRPASRTLLFK; this is encoded by the coding sequence GTGAAAAATGAAAAAATCAAAAGCATCGTTTATTGGATAGCGACCGCGCTTATCGCAGCTAACTACACGTTCGGCGGAGTCGTCTACCTTAGTCGTAACGCCGAAGTGGCAGCGGGTATGAGCCAACTAGGTTATCCTCTCTATTTCGCATTGATTTTAGGCTTCTGGAAAATACTAGGCGCTATTGCCATCGTTATACCGCGATTCCCCTTAGTGAAGGAGTGGGCGTACGCGGGGATGGTATTCAATCTTACTGCCGCTGCTGCTTCGAACGCATTCGTAGGTAATGCAGTGGTTCACATCATTACGCCGTTAATCGGTCTGATTCTAGTCGCAGCTTCATGGGCGTTACGACCTGCAAGTAGAACTCTTCTGTTTAAATAA
- a CDS encoding dihydrofolate reductase family protein: MRRIIVSEFLTLDGVMEDPGGAEKSKYGGWSHQFFNEEFGKYKFDELFSCDALLLGRLTYEGFAAAWPSMTDEQGFSDRMNGIPKFVVSTTLTKAEWNNSMLIKENIVAEIRKLKEQPGKDILVAGSGVLARTLLQNDLIDELRLMIHPVLAGGGRRLFDGTPKRTLKLLESRELKTGIEILTYHPIIN; encoded by the coding sequence ATGAGAAGAATAATCGTTTCCGAATTTCTTACACTTGACGGCGTCATGGAGGATCCAGGCGGAGCGGAAAAATCCAAATATGGCGGCTGGAGTCATCAGTTTTTTAACGAGGAATTCGGAAAATATAAATTCGACGAATTATTCTCCTGCGATGCGCTTCTTTTGGGTCGTTTAACATACGAAGGCTTTGCAGCAGCTTGGCCTTCGATGACCGATGAGCAAGGGTTTTCGGATAGAATGAACGGCATTCCTAAGTTCGTAGTCTCGACGACGCTTACTAAAGCGGAATGGAATAATTCGATGCTGATAAAGGAAAATATAGTGGCAGAAATACGCAAACTGAAGGAGCAACCGGGTAAGGACATTTTAGTAGCCGGTAGCGGAGTTTTGGCGAGGACCTTGTTGCAAAACGATCTGATAGATGAACTTAGATTGATGATTCATCCCGTCCTGGCGGGGGGAGGCAGGAGGCTATTCGACGGAACACCTAAGCGAACTCTTAAGCTTTTGGAATCCAGGGAATTGAAAACCGGTATTGAAATTCTAACATACCATCCTATAATAAATTAG
- a CDS encoding SRPBCC family protein produces MTNLYQTNTQVIITRIFDAPRELVFKAWTDPSYITRWWGPKSFTAPFCKIDLRTGGSYLYCMKSPEGQDFWSTGIFRELVVPERIVYTDRFADEKGTPVPASYYGMEGDWPEELLVTVVFEDLGKKTKLTLVHTGFPPGRMKELAAMGWNESLDKFAESFSQ; encoded by the coding sequence ATGACGAATCTATATCAAACAAACACCCAAGTGATCATTACGCGTATTTTTGATGCGCCACGGGAACTCGTTTTTAAAGCTTGGACCGACCCGAGTTACATAACGCGCTGGTGGGGGCCAAAATCATTTACGGCTCCGTTTTGTAAGATAGACCTTCGCACAGGTGGAAGCTATCTTTATTGCATGAAATCTCCGGAAGGTCAGGATTTCTGGAGTACCGGCATATTTCGTGAATTAGTCGTACCGGAACGGATCGTATATACCGATCGGTTTGCGGACGAGAAAGGAACACCGGTACCAGCTTCTTATTACGGAATGGAAGGGGACTGGCCGGAAGAATTGCTTGTAACAGTCGTATTCGAAGATCTAGGAAAAAAAACGAAACTCACTTTAGTTCATACCGGTTTCCCTCCGGGCCGGATGAAAGAACTCGCGGCTATGGGTTGGAACGAATCTCTCGATAAATTTGCCGAGAGTTTTTCACAATAA
- a CDS encoding alpha/beta fold hydrolase, producing the protein MLTEYIRCSDGTDIAYTEIGKGDPLILVDGAFCSRSFGPMRKLAELLSSRFKVIYYDRRGRGDSSNTLPYSVDREVEDLNALIQLAGGSAFLFGISSGGVLCLRAAAAGLSIKKLAIYEPPFMLDEDSAQSLSEHEENLNNLVAADRRSDTAKYFLTKVMGMPYIFTFVMRLMPHWEKMKSVANTLPYDVAIINDGSLSFEQIGSIRILALVSAGEKSPLVLRRAAEKVEQLLPTSEYKSLAKQTHNVSTKALAPMLEEFFAR; encoded by the coding sequence ATGCTTACTGAATATATACGCTGTTCCGACGGAACCGATATCGCTTATACGGAAATAGGAAAAGGCGATCCGTTGATCTTAGTGGATGGTGCCTTTTGCAGTAGGTCTTTCGGACCGATGCGGAAGCTTGCCGAATTACTATCTAGTCGCTTCAAAGTGATTTATTATGATCGTCGAGGAAGAGGAGATAGTTCGAATACTTTGCCATATTCCGTTGACCGTGAAGTGGAGGATCTTAATGCGCTCATTCAACTAGCGGGCGGCTCAGCCTTTTTATTCGGAATTTCTTCGGGGGGCGTGCTCTGCCTCAGAGCGGCAGCCGCGGGTTTAAGTATCAAAAAATTGGCCATTTATGAACCTCCCTTTATGCTCGATGAGGATAGCGCTCAGTCGTTATCCGAACATGAAGAGAATCTGAATAATCTGGTTGCTGCTGATCGTAGAAGCGATACGGCGAAATACTTTCTAACGAAAGTGATGGGAATGCCTTATATCTTTACTTTCGTAATGAGGTTAATGCCTCATTGGGAAAAGATGAAATCAGTTGCGAATACTCTTCCCTATGATGTCGCAATTATAAATGACGGAAGTCTTTCTTTTGAACAAATCGGTTCCATTCGGATTCTGGCGTTGGTCAGCGCGGGGGAAAAAAGTCCTCTCGTATTGCGACGTGCCGCCGAGAAAGTAGAGCAACTATTGCCCACGTCGGAGTATAAATCTTTAGCGAAGCAGACGCATAACGTATCTACAAAAGCGTTAGCTCCGATGCTGGAAGAATTCTTCGCTAGATAA
- a CDS encoding SRPBCC family protein — MDIKDITTRIEGNEFIVSRVFDAPRDLVWKAWTEPERMAKWWGPKGFIMGVTKLDLRPGGVFHYGMKSPDGFEMWGKLVYREITPPERIGFVVSFSDQNCGTTRHPMSATWPLEVLNLVTFTEQEGMTLVTIKGSPINATEEEIKTFLGGYESMQKGFAGTFDQLAEYLAKA, encoded by the coding sequence ATGGATATTAAGGATATTACGACACGAATTGAAGGAAATGAATTTATTGTTTCGCGCGTTTTCGATGCGCCCCGCGATCTTGTTTGGAAGGCCTGGACTGAACCGGAACGCATGGCCAAATGGTGGGGGCCGAAAGGATTTATTATGGGTGTCACGAAATTAGACCTTCGCCCGGGCGGAGTATTTCACTACGGTATGAAATCCCCGGACGGATTTGAGATGTGGGGGAAACTCGTGTATCGCGAAATTACACCCCCTGAAAGGATCGGTTTCGTAGTTTCCTTTTCGGATCAAAATTGCGGAACCACGCGCCACCCCATGAGCGCAACTTGGCCTCTCGAAGTACTGAACCTAGTTACTTTTACGGAGCAAGAAGGGATGACGTTGGTGACGATCAAGGGAAGTCCGATCAATGCAACGGAAGAAGAAATCAAAACATTCTTAGGTGGATACGAATCGATGCAAAAAGGTTTTGCCGGAACCTTCGATCAGCTCGCCGAATATCTTGCAAAGGCTTGA
- a CDS encoding SRPBCC family protein, producing MPQENTNISDTADREISTTRIFNAPRDLVWRVWTDPNHVAQWWGPNGFTNTVHEMSVKPGGVWRITMRGPDGVDYPNKIVYLEVIKPERLVYSHGSGDEENPGDFHVTVTFTERNGKTELSMRGLFKSAKERDQAAKEYGAIEGLKQTMDRLEQFLATLD from the coding sequence ATGCCGCAAGAAAATACAAATATTTCGGATACTGCCGATAGGGAAATTTCTACAACACGAATCTTTAATGCGCCTCGCGATCTTGTTTGGAGAGTTTGGACCGATCCTAATCATGTGGCGCAATGGTGGGGACCTAACGGGTTTACGAATACGGTGCACGAGATGAGTGTGAAACCGGGAGGAGTTTGGCGTATTACGATGCGCGGTCCCGACGGAGTCGATTACCCGAATAAGATCGTTTATCTTGAAGTTATAAAACCGGAGCGATTAGTATATTCTCACGGATCGGGTGATGAGGAAAATCCTGGAGATTTTCATGTAACGGTGACTTTTACGGAGAGAAATGGAAAAACCGAACTCTCCATGCGCGGACTCTTTAAATCGGCGAAAGAGCGCGATCAAGCTGCTAAAGAATATGGAGCGATAGAAGGACTGAAACAAACGATGGATCGTCTCGAACAATTTTTGGCTACTCTGGATTGA
- a CDS encoding SRPBCC domain-containing protein produces MENDQELFITRIFDAPREFVFKLWTNPEYTKQWMGPREHPAVYIEQDLRPGGVWRTCLRAIDGSGDLWQSGVYHEIKEPEKLVFTFVWEGDNDLPHTENLVTILFSEHEGKTKMIFKQSAFESVAQRDGHRYGWNSSFDRLAEHLTKISNND; encoded by the coding sequence ATGGAAAATGATCAAGAACTGTTTATCACTCGTATCTTTGATGCTCCGCGAGAGTTCGTATTCAAGCTTTGGACAAACCCGGAATACACAAAACAATGGATGGGCCCGAGAGAACATCCGGCAGTTTATATTGAACAAGATCTCAGACCCGGCGGCGTTTGGCGTACTTGTTTGCGAGCCATAGACGGTAGCGGGGATCTTTGGCAAAGCGGAGTTTATCACGAAATCAAAGAACCGGAAAAACTCGTATTTACTTTCGTTTGGGAAGGCGATAACGACCTTCCTCATACGGAAAACCTGGTGACGATTCTCTTCTCCGAACATGAAGGCAAGACAAAAATGATATTCAAACAATCGGCATTCGAGTCAGTAGCACAACGAGACGGTCATCGATACGGCTGGAACAGCAGTTTCGATCGGTTGGCGGAACATCTTACGAAGATTTCAAACAATGATTAA
- a CDS encoding SRPBCC family protein: MFRLKQILKVGATIILLLIIAVLVIAATRSNTLRVERSTEIKAPPEKIFALINNLQSWTSWSPYEKLDPAMKRTHSGSISGKGAIYEWDGNANIGKGRMEIIESTEPSKVGIKLDFLEPFEAHNTAEFTLKRGTDSTKVTWLMSGPASYFSRILGVFINMDAMIGKNFEEGLENLKSITEK; encoded by the coding sequence ATGTTTAGACTAAAACAAATTTTAAAGGTCGGAGCAACGATCATCTTGCTTCTGATTATCGCTGTGCTCGTGATAGCCGCCACGAGGTCCAATACCCTTCGTGTCGAACGTTCGACTGAGATTAAGGCACCTCCGGAAAAGATTTTTGCTCTCATCAATAATCTCCAAAGCTGGACTTCTTGGTCGCCGTACGAAAAGTTAGACCCGGCGATGAAACGAACTCATAGCGGATCGATATCGGGAAAAGGCGCCATTTATGAATGGGACGGCAATGCTAATATCGGCAAGGGAAGGATGGAGATTATCGAATCGACCGAACCTTCTAAAGTTGGCATAAAATTGGATTTTTTAGAGCCGTTTGAAGCGCATAATACCGCAGAATTCACTTTGAAAAGAGGAACAGATTCGACGAAAGTTACTTGGTTGATGTCGGGCCCGGCTTCCTATTTTTCCAGGATCTTGGGCGTATTTATCAATATGGACGCTATGATCGGAAAGAATTTCGAAGAAGGTCTCGAAAATCTAAAGAGCATTACGGAAAAGTGA
- a CDS encoding dihydrofolate reductase family protein → MRKIIFQMMVTLDGFFEGPNDEIDWHRVDDEFNEYAVDLLGKVDTLLFGRVTYDLMAGYWPTPAAVKDDPIVAGRMNDLPKIVFSKTLNRVEWQNTKLIKDNIADEVLKLKNQSGRDMAIFGSSNLALTFIKHGLIDEFRIMVNPVVLGNGKTLFDGIDSKLNLKLVQTKIFGSGLVSLHYKPD, encoded by the coding sequence ATGAGGAAAATTATTTTTCAAATGATGGTGACGTTAGACGGTTTTTTCGAAGGACCAAACGATGAAATTGATTGGCATCGGGTGGATGACGAATTCAACGAGTATGCTGTGGACTTACTAGGTAAAGTGGACACGCTACTCTTCGGTCGGGTCACGTACGATCTTATGGCCGGTTACTGGCCTACCCCAGCCGCGGTTAAAGATGATCCGATCGTCGCAGGTAGAATGAATGACCTACCCAAGATCGTTTTTTCTAAAACTCTGAACCGAGTCGAATGGCAGAATACCAAGCTGATTAAAGATAATATCGCAGATGAGGTCTTGAAATTAAAGAACCAATCCGGGCGAGACATGGCAATCTTCGGGAGTTCGAACTTAGCATTGACCTTTATAAAACACGGATTGATCGATGAATTCAGAATTATGGTCAATCCTGTCGTTTTAGGAAATGGTAAGACTCTGTTCGACGGAATAGATTCAAAACTAAATTTAAAACTTGTCCAGACTAAGATATTCGGTTCAGGACTAGTTTCCCTCCATTATAAACCGGATTGA
- a CDS encoding MFS transporter, which produces MNQNIPPKAGSREWIGLAVISLPCLLYAMDLTVLYLAVPNLTAELKPTSSQLLWIVDIYGFLVAGFLITMGTLGDRIGRRKLLLIGAGAFGVASILAAFSTSAEMLIGTRALLGVTAATLAPSTLSLIRNMFLDPNQRTVAIGIWGTSFSIGGAIGPLVGGLLLEHFWWGSVFLLSVPVMVVLLIVGPKLLPEFRDPNAGKLDIVSAVLSLASVLSVIYGLKQIAENSWGILSILPILIGLAIGFLFVRRQQTLTAPLLDLSLFRIPAFTGALVANTLTIFVGLGTFLFIAQYLQLVLGLSPLEAGLWTLPSAAGNVVGSMTVPILVRHIRPAFVMVGGLVLSAIGLLLYAQVNGTSGLPYIVCGSVVLALGICSVVILGTDIIVSAAPPERAGAAASISETGAEFGGVLGIAVLGSIGTVVYRNQMKNSALIGISPEVAEDARNTLGAAVGVAKELPDQIGTILLGLAREAFTDSLQIIAFICSGLTIILAITVVVALRNMQKEKEHEREKCSIGKNRRM; this is translated from the coding sequence ATGAATCAAAATATTCCGCCGAAAGCGGGAAGTCGAGAATGGATCGGCTTAGCTGTGATCTCTCTTCCCTGTCTCTTATATGCCATGGATCTAACGGTCCTTTATTTGGCGGTTCCAAATTTAACCGCAGAATTGAAGCCTACTAGTTCCCAGTTATTATGGATTGTGGACATCTACGGTTTCTTAGTCGCTGGGTTCCTAATTACCATGGGAACTTTAGGGGATAGAATCGGGCGAAGAAAACTTCTCTTGATAGGAGCTGGAGCCTTCGGTGTCGCTTCGATACTCGCGGCATTTTCCACAAGCGCAGAGATGCTTATCGGGACCAGGGCTCTTTTAGGAGTCACGGCAGCGACTTTGGCGCCGTCGACATTATCTTTAATTCGTAATATGTTTCTAGATCCCAATCAGCGCACGGTCGCGATCGGAATTTGGGGAACTAGTTTTTCAATTGGGGGGGCGATCGGTCCTTTAGTTGGCGGTCTATTACTAGAACATTTCTGGTGGGGATCGGTCTTTTTATTAAGCGTTCCTGTTATGGTAGTGCTCCTGATCGTAGGTCCGAAATTATTACCGGAATTTCGAGATCCAAATGCAGGGAAGTTGGATATCGTCAGCGCAGTATTGTCCTTGGCCTCCGTTCTTTCGGTAATCTATGGGCTAAAGCAAATCGCAGAAAACAGTTGGGGAATATTATCCATTCTTCCAATTTTGATCGGACTTGCGATCGGTTTCTTATTTGTTCGACGACAACAAACTTTAACCGCCCCGCTTCTCGATCTAAGCCTTTTTCGTATTCCCGCGTTCACAGGCGCCTTAGTCGCGAACACACTTACGATTTTTGTGGGATTGGGAACTTTTCTCTTCATAGCACAATATTTGCAATTAGTGCTCGGACTTTCTCCGTTAGAAGCGGGACTATGGACTCTACCTTCTGCGGCGGGAAACGTAGTCGGCTCGATGACGGTGCCTATCCTCGTTCGCCATATTCGTCCTGCATTCGTAATGGTTGGAGGGTTAGTGCTATCGGCTATAGGACTTCTATTATACGCACAGGTTAATGGAACTTCCGGATTACCTTACATCGTATGCGGATCGGTTGTGTTAGCATTAGGTATTTGCTCAGTGGTCATTTTGGGAACGGACATTATCGTAAGTGCCGCTCCACCCGAACGAGCCGGAGCGGCAGCTTCGATTTCCGAAACCGGCGCAGAATTCGGCGGAGTACTCGGAATTGCGGTGCTAGGTAGCATCGGGACAGTGGTTTATCGAAATCAAATGAAAAATTCCGCTCTGATCGGAATCAGTCCTGAAGTCGCCGAAGACGCGAGAAACACGTTAGGCGCAGCGGTCGGAGTCGCCAAAGAACTCCCGGATCAAATCGGGACAATCCTACTGGGACTTGCTCGCGAGGCTTTCACCGATTCCTTACAAATCATCGCATTTATTTGTTCAGGACTTACGATCATTCTGGCGATTACCGTAGTCGTAGCGCTTCGAAATATGCAAAAGGAGAAGGAACATGAAAGAGAGAAATGCAGTATCGGTAAGAATCGCAGAATGTGA
- a CDS encoding SRPBCC domain-containing protein: protein MKERNAVSVRIAECELILTRIFDAPRELVFKVWTDPKHVVKWWGPNQFTNPVCEMDLRPGGKYRFVMRSPDGVDYPVTGSYLEIVENERIVFTDLVGEHPTEWIDVMKNSIGLDKSEEANSLDSIVTVTFEDYEEKKTKLTIRSRFESNMVRDGFKKTGMVEGWTQSLERFEDQLSNG from the coding sequence ATGAAAGAGAGAAATGCAGTATCGGTAAGAATCGCAGAATGTGAACTAATACTGACGCGAATTTTCGACGCGCCTCGAGAACTTGTATTCAAAGTTTGGACGGATCCAAAACACGTAGTTAAATGGTGGGGTCCGAATCAATTCACCAATCCGGTCTGCGAAATGGATTTACGTCCGGGTGGAAAGTATCGATTTGTTATGCGCTCTCCCGATGGCGTCGATTATCCGGTTACAGGTTCATATTTAGAAATAGTTGAAAATGAACGAATCGTTTTCACCGACCTCGTAGGAGAGCATCCGACAGAATGGATCGATGTAATGAAAAACAGTATAGGCCTGGACAAGAGTGAAGAGGCGAATTCTTTAGATTCTATTGTCACCGTCACTTTCGAAGATTACGAGGAAAAGAAAACAAAATTGACGATTCGTAGTCGATTCGAGTCCAATATGGTTCGCGACGGATTCAAAAAAACGGGTATGGTCGAAGGCTGGACTCAAAGTCTCGAACGATTCGAAGACCAATTGTCAAATGGTTGA